Within the Salvia hispanica cultivar TCC Black 2014 chromosome 4, UniMelb_Shisp_WGS_1.0, whole genome shotgun sequence genome, the region ttatggttaaatgaacataaatataagagcatccgcaatagCAGACGAACGCACGccctagcgaccggctagcggcTCAGAGCGCGTGTTCGTCCGCTATTGGAGTCGGCGAAGGGTCGGACGAACGGAGTGGACGAGCGGTCGTCCGCGGCGTGAAAGGCGTTAGGCCGATCGCTCTCCACTATGGTGCTGACGCGATCGGCTAACTCGGCGAGcggattattattattattattattattattattatttccaaCTTTATATATACGCTCGttgcatttcatttcatttgcatCATTTGCCAAGGGGACTCCCACTAGTGAGACGAGGGACGCGTGTGTGAAACTTGAAGATGTTTTTTGttggattaattttttttaattttgaactatgtatgtttttttatgaaataaaatggttGCACTTTATCCGTAAgtgtcaaattttaattacgtaTTTGTTAATAATTTGTTTGCTTGGCTAGGGCGTCGGCTAGTCTAGTGCTAGCTATTATTAGCGGCAAAGTcctgatgatgatgatgtggcaagaggtgtttttggttagtcTTAGTGCTAGGCTATTGGCTAGTCCgtctattgtggatgctctaagaccACGCCATGGAAGACTCGAACCTGAAACCTTTGGTTTCAGATATTATTTTAACCTCTCTACCGCTATGACCAATTCACACACATCGGTCTTATTGATAATACGGAGAGAAGTGATAGAGATGAAActtaaagaaaagagaaaaggaatCTGATAGAAATATGGCtgtaaaattgagaaaaaaatagagagaaattgatatagagagagtgagaaattGATACAAGAGAATGAGATACAGAGAGGCGGCAAATTGTAAAGAAACAATAGATTGATAGACAGAGAGAGGGAGactgaaattaaaaagaaagggTGCGAAAAAGTGATGAAGAAAGgctatcttatttttttttaaaaaaaccacTCATTTCTCTGTAATAGCAATGAACCGACCACTCAAAGAAATTGGAAGTAAGGTGACCTAACTcgtcaataaaataattatatactcccacCATCCCACTCAAGACGTCCACCTGTAAATAAAATCTTCCTccttaattttcattaaaatattccattatatttttctttacttaCTCCATCTAACAACTCCTCCTAATATCTTATGTTATTCAAGAATGTGGAGTGCAGGGGCGGAGCCAGCATGTATGGAGCAGGGTCAAATGCCCCCCTCATGCCTTCAACactattgtatttttatatataaattctcaattatattaacaaaatacaataaacGCTCCTctcaaatacataaaaattttctacataatatatttttgctCCTCTTCAAGTGAAATATCCTAGCTCCGCCCCTGATGGagtggacggagagagtataatctatattttattatatctatatatttatataatatttcgGTCCGATCATTGATTGAACCGATCAGACCAGTTAAACCATGAACCATTAACTTTTTGGGTTCACTTActagtcatatttttaaaacattccTTGAAATGGAGAGCATCCAAAGTTGTGATTTGTTTACACATGCGTTCTCATAAACTGAAGAGATGTGTTATTTTGGTCGGTTGTTGGATGGGAGACTCAGAGGAGGGtgtaatttgaaaatgaaaatagtttgaCGTGAAGCCGGTTAATTAAGCTGTTACTATACCACATTCTGGGTTGGGATGAAGAGTTGAAGAGTTGAAGAGTTGAAAGAGGCGGCTCATTCAAATCATTGCGTACAACTTACATACAACCAACACAATATAGAGGCTTTTGCTCACGTTTTCAGGCTTTTTCAACACTGAGCTCCCAAGAAGTCTCATACACTCAGTGGTGGAcgcataaaattttgttagtaGGGGCTGAATTGTGTGCGTAGAGATAgagaattaagataaaaaaaaattaatacataatCGGACAACCAAATACATAGGTCATTTTTCAAtcgttttagtttataatgataGATGATTGTGTATTACCCCTCATATGAATGTAAAACTGTAGAAATTTTGAACCTCCGTGTTATCTGAAAATTAACATCCGTaacaaatactagtataagatatgcattaatatttataaataaaactagtctaatgcataatcaaaatGGTACCGTATattatctataaaataatatagagtaCTTGAatcatattaaattacaaatgtATTGCATAGCATGTCTTTTGTCATATTTCCAACATAATAGTCacgtattaattaaatatgacaaattaaaaaaaattaattttgcataaaattggaaaaagaagaataaaagagaataattgaattatagattaaactcAGTAAACAGTTATTAAATTTGCATCGATGATATgggaagaaaatgaattatgattcaaaagaaatttttagtcgggaaggaaatattatttaatttaaaattaactaacctttttttaaaactaagtaatcaagaaaatgaattatgtTTAAAAAGAAACTttcacacaaaatacacatattttaaggcaataaaataagtgagacTCCGCATCACTTAAAAGAGATGATAGCTCATCACTTGTTTCAAtacaattataatatattaaatttattaaaattgagtCTTCTTCTTCACGCTGCACAACCGTCATTACTTATTTTCTCTGCAACTTTTTATTTCAGATTCAGTTCAGCCCATCCTaccatttgatttttatagaTTTAGACCTCAGCAACATTGATTTGGCAGGGGCTTATGATAGCtttcgaaaattttagaagtaaaaaaaaacaaaaaaaaaaacttcttggggagggcttaagcccctcaCCCCCTCTTACTGTGTCCGCCACTGCATACACTCCACATGATAAACATTGGTGGGTGACGTCTCTAACTGATACTCCCTcggtccccgattaagagtcacactttgattggatacgagttttaagaaatgtaaagaaaagttggttgaaaaagttagggAAACGtgtgacccattttttatattgattttataataaaaatatgagtgaattaagttggtggaatatgagacctatttactatttatggtaagtgtgacttttaattGAGGACGACTCAAATGCAAAAGTCAATTTCTTAATGACGGAGGGGGGAGTATCTATTATTGAGTCCGATTACTCGCCCTAGacttacaattaaaatttatgcacAACTTAAGTTACTCACGGAAggataatattactattatttcattatcttACAAAACTCTAATTACcatattgaaatgaaaatattaagtaGGAGTATTGAACTAGTAAGATGCACTCtcaaatataatagtaattctGAATGAGGTCTACATCTAAAAGCGCAACcaattcatttgattttttcaatgtaaatatataatcctcaatttagaaactttaattaaaattgtagtGATAATGAAGAATGAATTGACACGTTGAGCAATCCTGCGTGGCGCCAGCAAACTGAGTGGCGGGTCCCACTAGCACGATTCCAACGCCAACAAGAAAACCGAAAACGCTGGCTGCGGAGTCCGGTTTCAACTGTcgaaaatcaatttttaattagattatatttcatttacgAATTTGATCACTAGCTATACCCCTCTCCCCCAGAAAATTCTACACCAGGCAAGTGCTATAACTAATTTCtataaaattcgaaaaaattTAAGCTCGAGTCGAGTCGTTGCAGAGATGGATAAATCCGTGATGGTGGTTGGAATTGACGACAGCGATCATAGCCTTTACGCTTTGGAATGGACTCTGAAACACTTCTTCTCGCCGGCGCCGGAAAAATCACCTTTCAAACTTGTTATTGTGCACGCCAAGCCTTCCGCCACGACCGCCGTCGGACTCACCGGACCTGGTAcgtcattttttaatttcctcaTACTTACTCGTTTGTTGATTAGGTTTTAATTACGATCGATTTAGAtcattgtttgattttgaaatcgCTAGGTATTTTAGTGGAAGATCAAAGACAATTTTGGATTTGCCGCATTTTGATTGATCACAAAAGCTTATAGTAGATTCGATTGATTgcatatggagtagtatttactAGTATTTCGTTTTCTGTGGCTTGTGTTTTAGGTGCTGCTGAGGTGCTACCTTACGTTGAGAGGGATTTGAAGATCATTGCCTCAAGAGTTATGGAAAAGTCCAAAGAAATTTGTGCAGCTAAATCGGTACATATTTTGCTTTGAATAACATTTGGAATTCGGTTACGTGATTAATGTTTAGTGCAGATTGCAGAGGAAGTTCCATTTTTGAACTAGTTTACATGACACACAACTGCATATCCACTGTTTTCGATTTGTTCCTCTTATTTAGTATTCAAACAAGCCATCAACTATTGTAAATCTTGCTTTGAAGATGCAACAGGATAGTCATTTGTAAGTGTTGGTTATGATTGATTACATTTTAATCAGGTTAAAGATGTGATAATGGAGGCTATTGAGGGCGATCCTAGGAATGCTCTGTGCGACGCAGTGGACAAGCATAATGCCTCTGTGCTCGTTGTTGGCAGCCATGGTTATGGAGCTATAAAGAGGTAAACATCCCTCTTTTGACCATTGGAATAGTAAATAAGTTTTGTATGgcttttttaaattaatattgaaacgTGTAATCGCCGGTGCAGGGCTGTTTTAGGCAGTGTAAGCGACTATTGCGCGCATCATGCCCACTGCTCGGTGATGATAGTGAAAAAGCCAAGGAAGAATACTAAGTAATGCAACTGCTATTTCTAAGTGTTGTTGAATGTTGATGgtgcctttttttttaaatttcttgcTGTGTGGATATTCTTGTGCACTACATATGATATAAATAAGCAAGAATCATGCCTGTAACGAATTCAAGTACTTGGTTTGTATGGTTTCATCACAATGACTGTGTGTACATGTTTGAATAGAAAACCCAAAATTTGATGCTTTCGAGTTGGTATCAATGTTTTTAACTACTTGAATTTATTTCTGCAATCGCCCCTTTTCTTTCTATGGGTTTTCTATGTAGCGATCTCAAAGGTAAGTTCTGTTATGCTTCAGAAACTCCTCACCAATGTTGGCTACACTTTTCGTGTTAACGTGGTGATTGTTGATGCTAGCCTAGTGTCATGCTGTTTGGGTCTGAGTCTGAGAGGCTCACGATGCGagttggaatttttttaataattgtgctTGCATTATTATACTTATACGAGTgtataacaaacaaaatcaaatcttcaTCTGGAACAGAAAACCAATAATGAAGCCCGCGCAACACAACAACCAAGTTGtaatcaactaattaaatagataTGGCACGAATTACCAGATTACACAATACAATGGATCGAGCCTTACCCAAAATAGATAGCTGTAAGTACATACCTGTAACACtatcacatttttaaaaaaattagcatAATTTTTTCACCCAATAATATTAACACCAGGCACCAATGACGATATGTAAAGACATCAAATCTAAAGTGTCAATGTTAGACATGCCATACGTAACCAAATTACCAGAAACCAGTAATATTTGTAACAAGAAGATGAAATATGTAAGGCTCCCTCGCACTACggatataaattaaaattagtagcTTTATAGTTGTAAAAATATCAATCCTCCATCTCCCATTATAATAGAGGAATATACATTCCATCATCCACGTCGAAATCATGCAGTTCAACAGGAAGTAGTTTAATCAACACTATAATGCAAGTATACTTTAGTAAGTAGTAGGAGTATGATACTAAATCATACTAGCAAACAGACAAAAACTATAAAAGCTGGTACAAGCTAACAGCAAGAATGAAAATGATGAGAATCCAAAGAGTTCAGATGGAAGAATTCGGAGGGGCTATGCTAAGACCAATGATAATCAATCAAAGATGATTTCGACATTGGAAGTTCCTCACGTTTCGTTGAACAGACATTTCTTATAAGTGTAGAACAAGCCcatcaataaaatttggaaGAAAGAACAGAGCTTGGAACACATTAGCCCACCAAGTCCATATGATTAGAGAACAAGTTCAAAAT harbors:
- the LOC125223484 gene encoding universal stress protein PHOS34, which encodes MDKSVMVVGIDDSDHSLYALEWTLKHFFSPAPEKSPFKLVIVHAKPSATTAVGLTGPGAAEVLPYVERDLKIIASRVMEKSKEICAAKSVKDVIMEAIEGDPRNALCDAVDKHNASVLVVGSHGYGAIKRAVLGSVSDYCAHHAHCSVMIVKKPRKNTK